The Nocardia sp. NBC_01503 sequence GCCCTGGAATCACCCCACCGCCCACTGCTGACCGCCTCGCTCGCGGCGCGCCTGGCCGAGGTGGGCCGACTGCGCGATCTGGGCACCCTGTACCTGCGCCCGGATATGCCGCCGGTCTCCGCGGTCAACTCCGCACACCGGGTCGCGGCACTGCACAATGCCTGGGAGACACCGGATCTCACCGATGTCGACGGTCCCGTCCTGCTGGTGGACACCCTCACCGATACCGGCTGGACCCTCACCATGGCCGCACGCACCCTGCGCGCCGCGGGCGCGGACGCCGTCCTGCCCTTCGCCCTGGCCACACCCTCGTAGCAGGCCGCCACCACGTCTCATCCGGCTGCGCCGCAACGGCAGTCGCCGACCTTAGGCGTCCTTGGCGAGCCCGCGATCCTTGAGGGCGTCGAGGGAATCGACGTACTTCAACATCAACCGAGCGAAGGTGAGCCGCTCCTGCTCGGTCCACTCCGCGGTGATGTAGTCGTAGGCGTCGCGCTGATGCTTGCGGAACCGCGTCATCAACTCCACCCCCTGCGGGCTCAGCTCCAGCACCGTGCGGCGCCCGTCCTGCTGCGATGCGGCGCGCACCAGGAACCCGGCCTTGATGTTGTCGCTGACCATGCGGCTGGCCACCGAAGGATCGGTGCCGAGTAGTTCGGCGACCTTGCCGACCGTCACCTCCGCACCGGGTTCTCGACTGTTCTCCAGCACCAGATTCAGCACCAGGGTGCGGCTCAAATCCTTTGCGGAGATGGGGTTCTCGACCTCGAGCAGGGAGGTCCGCCGCAGTTTACCGAAGGCCGGGCCGACGGCATTGAGCAGCTCATCGGGGGTACGGGGGTCCTGTGCACTCATATGCACATCGTATATCCATGCCCAATCGAAGACATGTGTTGACTTACATTTGCATGCATGACAACATGCATATGTACACAAACACAGAATCGCCATCCGATGGAGAACCTCATGACCACCCTCGTCACCGGCGCTCGCGGCAAGATCGGCCAGTCGCTCATCGCCCAGCTGCACACCGCCGGTCTCCCGGTCCGCGCCGCCAGCGCCGACCCGAGCACCCTCACCGTCCCCGCCGGTGTCCAGACCGCCGAGCTGCGCCTCGACGCCCCCGAAACCTTCGACGCCGCGCTCAACGGCATCACGCAGGTGCTGCTTTACGCCGAGCCCGCCGGTATCGACTCCTTCGTCAAGTCCGCCCGCACCGCCGGGGTCGAGCACATCGTGCTCATCTCCTCCTCCTCGGTGCTCGGCCCGAACGCCGCCGAGGACTCCCTCGGCGCACACCACCTCGAGGTCGAGCATGCCCTCGCCGCCTCCGGCATCCCCACGACCGTGCTGCGCCCCGACGCCTTCGCCAGCAATGCCCTCGGCTGGGCCTGGTTCATCAGCAACGGCATGCCCATCGAGCACGCCTACGCCGATGCCGAAGTCGCGCCCATCCACACCGACGACATCGCCGATATCGCCTTCGCCGCCCTCACCGGCCACGAATTGCGTGGCGGCACGTACCATTTGACCGGCGCCGAGGCGCTCACCTTCCGCGCCCAGCTTGCCGTTCTCGCCGAGGTGCTCGACCGCGACATCCCGGTCGCCGATATCACCCCCGAGGCCGCTCGCGCCCAGCTCATCCAGCACATGCCCACCGAGATGGCCGATTCACTGCTGGCCTTCTGGGCTGCGGCCACCCAGCGCCCGGCCCCCATTGCCGATACCACCCATTCCCTGCTCGGCACCCCCGCCCGCACCTTCACCCAGTGGGTCCACGAGCACGCATCCGCGTTCTCGCGCAATTGATTCCGGTCTCGCATCAGCGAGACCCCGCTCCCCCCAAGGCATCTCATGTCCACCCCGCTGGCCGCCACGCCACGCTCCGCGATCCGCGCCCGCTGGGCCGTACTCGCCGTCATCCTCTTCGCCGAGATCCTCGATCTGCTCGACTCCACCATCACCACCATCGCCGCCCCGACCATCGCCGCCGACCTGGGCGGTGGGGAATCCCTGGTCCAATGGCTCGGCGCGACCTATGCGCTCGCCATGGGCGTCCTGCTGGTGGTCGGCGGCCGACTCGGTGACAAATTCGGTCGCCGCCGCCTGTTCCTGATCGGCATTATCGGCTTCACCCTCGCCTCGGTCGCCTGCGGACTCGCCTTCGGTCCGGCCGCGATCATTGTCTTCCGCCTGCTCCAGGGCGCTTTCGGCGCACTGCTCATACCGCAGGGCTTCGGCATCCTCGGCGCGATCTTCCCCCGCGACGAACTCGGCAAGGCGTTCGGCGTCTTCGCCCCCGCCCTCGGACTCTCCGCCATCTGCGGCCCCATTCTCGCCGGATTCCTCATCGACGCCGACATTTTCGGCCTCGGCTGGCGCTCCATGTTCCTGATCAATATCGTCCTGGGCGGTCTGGCCACCGTCCTCGCGATCAAACTGCTGCCCCGCGACGCCGGTGATCGCACGGTCACCGTGGACGGTCTCGGCTCCACCCTGCTCGCCGCCGCCATGCTCGGCGTGCTCTACGGACTCATCGACGGCCCCGCCAACGGCTGGACCGGCCGCCCGATCCTGGCGCTCACCGCCGGATTCCTCTTCTTCGCCGGATTCTGCCTGCGCCAGCGGCGGGCCGCCGCACCGCTCA is a genomic window containing:
- a CDS encoding MarR family winged helix-turn-helix transcriptional regulator, which produces MSAQDPRTPDELLNAVGPAFGKLRRTSLLEVENPISAKDLSRTLVLNLVLENSREPGAEVTVGKVAELLGTDPSVASRMVSDNIKAGFLVRAASQQDGRRTVLELSPQGVELMTRFRKHQRDAYDYITAEWTEQERLTFARLMLKYVDSLDALKDRGLAKDA
- a CDS encoding NAD(P)H-binding protein, with amino-acid sequence MTTLVTGARGKIGQSLIAQLHTAGLPVRAASADPSTLTVPAGVQTAELRLDAPETFDAALNGITQVLLYAEPAGIDSFVKSARTAGVEHIVLISSSSVLGPNAAEDSLGAHHLEVEHALAASGIPTTVLRPDAFASNALGWAWFISNGMPIEHAYADAEVAPIHTDDIADIAFAALTGHELRGGTYHLTGAEALTFRAQLAVLAEVLDRDIPVADITPEAARAQLIQHMPTEMADSLLAFWAAATQRPAPIADTTHSLLGTPARTFTQWVHEHASAFSRN
- a CDS encoding DHA2 family efflux MFS transporter permease subunit, which translates into the protein MSTPLAATPRSAIRARWAVLAVILFAEILDLLDSTITTIAAPTIAADLGGGESLVQWLGATYALAMGVLLVVGGRLGDKFGRRRLFLIGIIGFTLASVACGLAFGPAAIIVFRLLQGAFGALLIPQGFGILGAIFPRDELGKAFGVFAPALGLSAICGPILAGFLIDADIFGLGWRSMFLINIVLGGLATVLAIKLLPRDAGDRTVTVDGLGSTLLAAAMLGVLYGLIDGPANGWTGRPILALTAGFLFFAGFCLRQRRAAAPLIEPSLLRNRGFTSGLLLGLIYFAATSGLLYVLSLFLQNVLGRTPTQAAIALAPLAVGIIVASIATHQLLERLGRRLVLIGLLLTLTGSLILYALTDHYGADLSGWLLIAPILLTGLGLGACFGTIFRVTLGDIDPAESGSASGTLSAVQQLANSIGAAAVTTVYFHTSGGAPTSLLLIAGLTLACCLVYRLLPEHAAAESH